The Rhinopithecus roxellana isolate Shanxi Qingling chromosome 13, ASM756505v1, whole genome shotgun sequence genome contains a region encoding:
- the ODF3B gene encoding outer dense fiber protein 3B translates to MGSDAWVGLWRPHRPRGPIAAHYGGPGPKYKLPPNTGYVLHDPSRPRAPAFTFGARLPTQQTTCGPGPGHLVPARMTVRGPDGAPAYSIYGRPRRSAPFLTPGPGRYFPERAGNATYPSAPRHTIAPRNWGGQAEQQSPGPGAYTVPSLLGPRVIGKVSAPTYSIYGRRAAGSFFEDLSKTPGPCAYHVVSPGVYKSRAPQFTMLARTSLPQDNTQKPGPAAYNVDQHRKPRGWSFGIRHSDYLAPLVTHADT, encoded by the exons ATGGGCTCGGACGCCTGGGTGGGCCTTTGGCGGCCACATCGGCCCCGCGGCCCCATCGCAGCGCACTACGGAGGCCCCGGGCCCAAATACAAGCTGCCGCCCAACACCG GCTACGTCCTGCATGACCCGTCGCGGCCCCGCGCCCCCGCCTTCACCTTCGGCGCGCGCCTCCCCACGCAGCAGACGACGTGCGGCCCCGGGCCCGGCCACCTGGTGCCCGCCCGCATGACCGTGCGCGGCCCCGACGGCGCCCCCGCCTACTCCATCTACGGCCGCCCGCGCCGCTCAGCGCCTTTCCTCACTCCGGGACCTG GCAGGTACTTCCCGGAGCGAGCCGGGAACGCGACGTACCCCAGTGCGCCTCGGCACACCATTGCTCCCCGAAACTGGGGTGGCCAGGCGGAGCAGCAGAGCCCAG gtCCCGGGGCCTATACTGTGCCCTCGCTCTTGGGTCCGCGCGTCATCGGCAAAGTCTCCGCCCCAACTTACTCCATCTACGGCCGCAGAGCGGCGGGCAGTTTCTTCGAGGACCTCAGCAAG ACCCCAGGCCCCTGCGCCTACCACGTCGTGAGCCCGGGCGTCTACAAGTCCCGGGCCCCCCAGTTCACCATGCTGGCGCGGACTTCGCTCCCCCAAGACAACACTCAGAAGCCAGGGCCCGCGGCCTACAACGTGGATCAG CACCGGAAGCCCCGCGGCTGGAGCTTCGGGATCCGACACTCGGACTACCTGGCCCCGCTGGTGACCCACGCGGACACCTGA